One genomic region from Gossypium hirsutum isolate 1008001.06 chromosome D13, Gossypium_hirsutum_v2.1, whole genome shotgun sequence encodes:
- the LOC107940696 gene encoding uncharacterized protein isoform X3, which produces MKEDDISQDSDCFSGLSNYKPVKRWRYVRLEKTCQCNEQVALLLKVLKCDKSVIPSIYEFRSLCCFHAYLTLDEAENLSELEEVEVIDFPSMSEVARKAKRTRSRTSNGLLKAKKQKTSMAGSIISQRRQNKEKLRYNEAGIFSVTPKYSHILFTVLGVYHHLKRCCIATQAPS; this is translated from the exons ATGAAGG AGGATGATATCAGCCAAGACTCCGATTGTTTCTCCGGTTTATCCAATTATAAACCAGTAAAACGG TGGCGTTATGTACGCTTGGAGAAGACATGTCAGTGTAATGAGCAGGTAGCTTtgttgttaaaagtgcttaaatg TGATAAGTCTGTAATCCCATCTATATATGAATTCCGTAGCCTCTGTTGTTTTCACGCTTACTTGACGTTGGATGAGGCTGAGAACTTAAGTG AATTAGAAGAAGTCGAGGTTATTGATTTTCCTTCAATGTCGGAGGTTGCTAGGAAAGCAAAACGAACCAGGTCTCGAACTTCCAATGGTCTACTAAAAGCAAAGAAACAAAAGACTAGTATGG CAGGCAGCATTATCTCGCAGCGGAGACAAAACAAAGAGAAATTGAGGTATAATGAAG CTGGCATATTTTCTGTGACGCCCAAATACTCACACATTTTATTTACTGTGTTGGGAGTGTACCATCACCTTAAAAGATGTTGCATTGCAACTCAGGCTCCTAGTTAA
- the LOC107940696 gene encoding uncharacterized protein isoform X7, with protein MKEDDISQDSDCFSGLSNYKPVKRWRYVRLEKTCQCNEQVALLLKVLKCDKSVIPSIYEFRSLCCFHAYLTLDEAENLSELEEVEVIDFPSMSEVARKAKRTRSRTSNGLLKAKKQKTSMGSIISQRRQNKEKLSWHIFCDAQILTHFIYCVGSVPSP; from the exons ATGAAGG AGGATGATATCAGCCAAGACTCCGATTGTTTCTCCGGTTTATCCAATTATAAACCAGTAAAACGG TGGCGTTATGTACGCTTGGAGAAGACATGTCAGTGTAATGAGCAGGTAGCTTtgttgttaaaagtgcttaaatg TGATAAGTCTGTAATCCCATCTATATATGAATTCCGTAGCCTCTGTTGTTTTCACGCTTACTTGACGTTGGATGAGGCTGAGAACTTAAGTG AATTAGAAGAAGTCGAGGTTATTGATTTTCCTTCAATGTCGGAGGTTGCTAGGAAAGCAAAACGAACCAGGTCTCGAACTTCCAATGGTCTACTAAAAGCAAAGAAACAAAAGACTAGTATGG GCAGCATTATCTCGCAGCGGAGACAAAACAAAGAGAAATTGAG CTGGCATATTTTCTGTGACGCCCAAATACTCACACATTTTATTTACTGTGTTGGGAGTGTACCATCACCTTAA
- the LOC107940696 gene encoding uncharacterized protein isoform X2: MKEDDISQDSDCFSGLSNYKPVKRWRYVRLEKTCQCNEQVALLLKVLKCDKSVIPSIYEFRSLCCFHAYLTLDEAENLSELEEVEVIDFPSMSEVARKAKRTRSRTSNGLLKAKKQKTSMGSIISQRRQNKEKLRYNEGMPHLNFNYLDVLCISHSTRGVIRFIANVLESLQIFGHFCML; this comes from the exons ATGAAGG AGGATGATATCAGCCAAGACTCCGATTGTTTCTCCGGTTTATCCAATTATAAACCAGTAAAACGG TGGCGTTATGTACGCTTGGAGAAGACATGTCAGTGTAATGAGCAGGTAGCTTtgttgttaaaagtgcttaaatg TGATAAGTCTGTAATCCCATCTATATATGAATTCCGTAGCCTCTGTTGTTTTCACGCTTACTTGACGTTGGATGAGGCTGAGAACTTAAGTG AATTAGAAGAAGTCGAGGTTATTGATTTTCCTTCAATGTCGGAGGTTGCTAGGAAAGCAAAACGAACCAGGTCTCGAACTTCCAATGGTCTACTAAAAGCAAAGAAACAAAAGACTAGTATGG GCAGCATTATCTCGCAGCGGAGACAAAACAAAGAGAAATTGAGGTATAATGAAGGTATGCCTCacctaaattttaattatttggatgTGTTATGTATCTCACATTCTACCAGGGGTGTTATACGTTTCATTGCTAATGTTTTGGAATCCTTGCAAATCTTCGGTCATTTCTGTATGTTATGA
- the LOC107940696 gene encoding uncharacterized protein isoform X12, with amino-acid sequence MGIFNFLLEDDISQDSDCFSGLSNYKPVKRWRYVRLEKTCQCNEQVALLLKVLKCDKSVIPSIYEFRSLCCFHAYLTLDEAENLSELEEVEVIDFPSMSEVARKAKRTRSRTSNGLLKAKKQKTSMGSIISQRRQNKEKLRYNEAGIFSVTPKYSHILFTVLGVYHHLKRCCIATQAPS; translated from the exons gtattttcaattttcttctaG AGGATGATATCAGCCAAGACTCCGATTGTTTCTCCGGTTTATCCAATTATAAACCAGTAAAACGG TGGCGTTATGTACGCTTGGAGAAGACATGTCAGTGTAATGAGCAGGTAGCTTtgttgttaaaagtgcttaaatg TGATAAGTCTGTAATCCCATCTATATATGAATTCCGTAGCCTCTGTTGTTTTCACGCTTACTTGACGTTGGATGAGGCTGAGAACTTAAGTG AATTAGAAGAAGTCGAGGTTATTGATTTTCCTTCAATGTCGGAGGTTGCTAGGAAAGCAAAACGAACCAGGTCTCGAACTTCCAATGGTCTACTAAAAGCAAAGAAACAAAAGACTAGTATGG GCAGCATTATCTCGCAGCGGAGACAAAACAAAGAGAAATTGAGGTATAATGAAG CTGGCATATTTTCTGTGACGCCCAAATACTCACACATTTTATTTACTGTGTTGGGAGTGTACCATCACCTTAAAAGATGTTGCATTGCAACTCAGGCTCCTAGTTAA
- the LOC107940696 gene encoding uncharacterized protein isoform X13 produces MLSILELNICVNFHFFFLHALTEDDISQDSDCFSGLSNYKPVKRWRYVRLEKTCQCNEQVALLLKVLKCDKSVIPSIYEFRSLCCFHAYLTLDEAENLSELEEVEVIDFPSMSEVARKAKRTRSRTSNGLLKAKKQKTSMGSIISQRRQNKEKLSWHIFCDAQILTHFIYCVGSVPSP; encoded by the exons ATGTTAAGTATCTTGGAACTTAATATCTgtgttaattttcattttttttttctacatGCTTTAACAGAGGATGATATCAGCCAAGACTCCGATTGTTTCTCCGGTTTATCCAATTATAAACCAGTAAAACGG TGGCGTTATGTACGCTTGGAGAAGACATGTCAGTGTAATGAGCAGGTAGCTTtgttgttaaaagtgcttaaatg TGATAAGTCTGTAATCCCATCTATATATGAATTCCGTAGCCTCTGTTGTTTTCACGCTTACTTGACGTTGGATGAGGCTGAGAACTTAAGTG AATTAGAAGAAGTCGAGGTTATTGATTTTCCTTCAATGTCGGAGGTTGCTAGGAAAGCAAAACGAACCAGGTCTCGAACTTCCAATGGTCTACTAAAAGCAAAGAAACAAAAGACTAGTATGG GCAGCATTATCTCGCAGCGGAGACAAAACAAAGAGAAATTGAG CTGGCATATTTTCTGTGACGCCCAAATACTCACACATTTTATTTACTGTGTTGGGAGTGTACCATCACCTTAA
- the LOC107940696 gene encoding uncharacterized protein isoform X5 yields MDRHGYFQFSSRYFHVFVGFLEGHIYISIYALHVDVRDTLRNMKEDDISQDSDCFSGLSNYKPVKRWRYVRLEKTCQCNEQVALLLKVLKCDKSVIPSIYEFRSLCCFHAYLTLDEAENLSELEEVEVIDFPSMSEVARKAKRTRSRTSNGLLKAKKQKTSMAGSIISQRRQNKEKLSWHIFCDAQILTHFIYCVGSVPSP; encoded by the exons gtattttcaattttcttctaGGTATTTTCATGTATTTGTTGGATTTTTAGAGGGTCATATCTACATATCCATATATGCATTGCATGTGGATGTAAGGGATACTTTAAGAAATATGAAGG AGGATGATATCAGCCAAGACTCCGATTGTTTCTCCGGTTTATCCAATTATAAACCAGTAAAACGG TGGCGTTATGTACGCTTGGAGAAGACATGTCAGTGTAATGAGCAGGTAGCTTtgttgttaaaagtgcttaaatg TGATAAGTCTGTAATCCCATCTATATATGAATTCCGTAGCCTCTGTTGTTTTCACGCTTACTTGACGTTGGATGAGGCTGAGAACTTAAGTG AATTAGAAGAAGTCGAGGTTATTGATTTTCCTTCAATGTCGGAGGTTGCTAGGAAAGCAAAACGAACCAGGTCTCGAACTTCCAATGGTCTACTAAAAGCAAAGAAACAAAAGACTAGTATGG CAGGCAGCATTATCTCGCAGCGGAGACAAAACAAAGAGAAATTGAG CTGGCATATTTTCTGTGACGCCCAAATACTCACACATTTTATTTACTGTGTTGGGAGTGTACCATCACCTTAA
- the LOC107940696 gene encoding uncharacterized protein isoform X11 — protein MGIFNFLLEDDISQDSDCFSGLSNYKPVKRWRYVRLEKTCQCNEQVALLLKVLKCDKSVIPSIYEFRSLCCFHAYLTLDEAENLSELEEVEVIDFPSMSEVARKAKRTRSRTSNGLLKAKKQKTSMGSIISQRRQNKEKLRYNEGMPHLNFNYLDVLCISHSTRGVIRFIANVLESLQIFGHFCML, from the exons gtattttcaattttcttctaG AGGATGATATCAGCCAAGACTCCGATTGTTTCTCCGGTTTATCCAATTATAAACCAGTAAAACGG TGGCGTTATGTACGCTTGGAGAAGACATGTCAGTGTAATGAGCAGGTAGCTTtgttgttaaaagtgcttaaatg TGATAAGTCTGTAATCCCATCTATATATGAATTCCGTAGCCTCTGTTGTTTTCACGCTTACTTGACGTTGGATGAGGCTGAGAACTTAAGTG AATTAGAAGAAGTCGAGGTTATTGATTTTCCTTCAATGTCGGAGGTTGCTAGGAAAGCAAAACGAACCAGGTCTCGAACTTCCAATGGTCTACTAAAAGCAAAGAAACAAAAGACTAGTATGG GCAGCATTATCTCGCAGCGGAGACAAAACAAAGAGAAATTGAGGTATAATGAAGGTATGCCTCacctaaattttaattatttggatgTGTTATGTATCTCACATTCTACCAGGGGTGTTATACGTTTCATTGCTAATGTTTTGGAATCCTTGCAAATCTTCGGTCATTTCTGTATGTTATGA
- the LOC107940696 gene encoding uncharacterized protein isoform X9 produces the protein MLSILELNICVNFHFFFLHALTEDDISQDSDCFSGLSNYKPVKRWRYVRLEKTCQCNEQVALLLKVLKCDKSVIPSIYEFRSLCCFHAYLTLDEAENLSELEEVEVIDFPSMSEVARKAKRTRSRTSNGLLKAKKQKTSMGSIISQRRQNKEKLRYNEAGIFSVTPKYSHILFTVLGVYHHLKRCCIATQAPS, from the exons ATGTTAAGTATCTTGGAACTTAATATCTgtgttaattttcattttttttttctacatGCTTTAACAGAGGATGATATCAGCCAAGACTCCGATTGTTTCTCCGGTTTATCCAATTATAAACCAGTAAAACGG TGGCGTTATGTACGCTTGGAGAAGACATGTCAGTGTAATGAGCAGGTAGCTTtgttgttaaaagtgcttaaatg TGATAAGTCTGTAATCCCATCTATATATGAATTCCGTAGCCTCTGTTGTTTTCACGCTTACTTGACGTTGGATGAGGCTGAGAACTTAAGTG AATTAGAAGAAGTCGAGGTTATTGATTTTCCTTCAATGTCGGAGGTTGCTAGGAAAGCAAAACGAACCAGGTCTCGAACTTCCAATGGTCTACTAAAAGCAAAGAAACAAAAGACTAGTATGG GCAGCATTATCTCGCAGCGGAGACAAAACAAAGAGAAATTGAGGTATAATGAAG CTGGCATATTTTCTGTGACGCCCAAATACTCACACATTTTATTTACTGTGTTGGGAGTGTACCATCACCTTAAAAGATGTTGCATTGCAACTCAGGCTCCTAGTTAA
- the LOC107940696 gene encoding uncharacterized protein isoform X10, whose translation MGIFNFLLEDDISQDSDCFSGLSNYKPVKRWRYVRLEKTCQCNEQVALLLKVLKCDKSVIPSIYEFRSLCCFHAYLTLDEAENLSELEEVEVIDFPSMSEVARKAKRTRSRTSNGLLKAKKQKTSMAGSIISQRRQNKEKLRYNEGMPHLNFNYLDVLCISHSTRGVIRFIANVLESLQIFGHFCML comes from the exons gtattttcaattttcttctaG AGGATGATATCAGCCAAGACTCCGATTGTTTCTCCGGTTTATCCAATTATAAACCAGTAAAACGG TGGCGTTATGTACGCTTGGAGAAGACATGTCAGTGTAATGAGCAGGTAGCTTtgttgttaaaagtgcttaaatg TGATAAGTCTGTAATCCCATCTATATATGAATTCCGTAGCCTCTGTTGTTTTCACGCTTACTTGACGTTGGATGAGGCTGAGAACTTAAGTG AATTAGAAGAAGTCGAGGTTATTGATTTTCCTTCAATGTCGGAGGTTGCTAGGAAAGCAAAACGAACCAGGTCTCGAACTTCCAATGGTCTACTAAAAGCAAAGAAACAAAAGACTAGTATGG CAGGCAGCATTATCTCGCAGCGGAGACAAAACAAAGAGAAATTGAGGTATAATGAAGGTATGCCTCacctaaattttaattatttggatgTGTTATGTATCTCACATTCTACCAGGGGTGTTATACGTTTCATTGCTAATGTTTTGGAATCCTTGCAAATCTTCGGTCATTTCTGTATGTTATGA
- the LOC107940696 gene encoding uncharacterized protein isoform X8 has protein sequence MLSILELNICVNFHFFFLHALTEDDISQDSDCFSGLSNYKPVKRWRYVRLEKTCQCNEQVALLLKVLKCDKSVIPSIYEFRSLCCFHAYLTLDEAENLSELEEVEVIDFPSMSEVARKAKRTRSRTSNGLLKAKKQKTSMAGSIISQRRQNKEKLRYNEAGIFSVTPKYSHILFTVLGVYHHLKRCCIATQAPS, from the exons ATGTTAAGTATCTTGGAACTTAATATCTgtgttaattttcattttttttttctacatGCTTTAACAGAGGATGATATCAGCCAAGACTCCGATTGTTTCTCCGGTTTATCCAATTATAAACCAGTAAAACGG TGGCGTTATGTACGCTTGGAGAAGACATGTCAGTGTAATGAGCAGGTAGCTTtgttgttaaaagtgcttaaatg TGATAAGTCTGTAATCCCATCTATATATGAATTCCGTAGCCTCTGTTGTTTTCACGCTTACTTGACGTTGGATGAGGCTGAGAACTTAAGTG AATTAGAAGAAGTCGAGGTTATTGATTTTCCTTCAATGTCGGAGGTTGCTAGGAAAGCAAAACGAACCAGGTCTCGAACTTCCAATGGTCTACTAAAAGCAAAGAAACAAAAGACTAGTATGG CAGGCAGCATTATCTCGCAGCGGAGACAAAACAAAGAGAAATTGAGGTATAATGAAG CTGGCATATTTTCTGTGACGCCCAAATACTCACACATTTTATTTACTGTGTTGGGAGTGTACCATCACCTTAAAAGATGTTGCATTGCAACTCAGGCTCCTAGTTAA
- the LOC107940696 gene encoding uncharacterized protein isoform X1 has translation MDRHGYFQFSSRYFHVFVGFLEGHIYISIYALHVDVRDTLRNMKEDDISQDSDCFSGLSNYKPVKRWRYVRLEKTCQCNEQVALLLKVLKCDKSVIPSIYEFRSLCCFHAYLTLDEAENLSELEEVEVIDFPSMSEVARKAKRTRSRTSNGLLKAKKQKTSMAGSIISQRRQNKEKLRYNEGMPHLNFNYLDVLCISHSTRGVIRFIANVLESLQIFGHFCML, from the exons gtattttcaattttcttctaGGTATTTTCATGTATTTGTTGGATTTTTAGAGGGTCATATCTACATATCCATATATGCATTGCATGTGGATGTAAGGGATACTTTAAGAAATATGAAGG AGGATGATATCAGCCAAGACTCCGATTGTTTCTCCGGTTTATCCAATTATAAACCAGTAAAACGG TGGCGTTATGTACGCTTGGAGAAGACATGTCAGTGTAATGAGCAGGTAGCTTtgttgttaaaagtgcttaaatg TGATAAGTCTGTAATCCCATCTATATATGAATTCCGTAGCCTCTGTTGTTTTCACGCTTACTTGACGTTGGATGAGGCTGAGAACTTAAGTG AATTAGAAGAAGTCGAGGTTATTGATTTTCCTTCAATGTCGGAGGTTGCTAGGAAAGCAAAACGAACCAGGTCTCGAACTTCCAATGGTCTACTAAAAGCAAAGAAACAAAAGACTAGTATGG CAGGCAGCATTATCTCGCAGCGGAGACAAAACAAAGAGAAATTGAGGTATAATGAAGGTATGCCTCacctaaattttaattatttggatgTGTTATGTATCTCACATTCTACCAGGGGTGTTATACGTTTCATTGCTAATGTTTTGGAATCCTTGCAAATCTTCGGTCATTTCTGTATGTTATGA
- the LOC107940696 gene encoding uncharacterized protein isoform X4, with protein MKEDDISQDSDCFSGLSNYKPVKRWRYVRLEKTCQCNEQVALLLKVLKCDKSVIPSIYEFRSLCCFHAYLTLDEAENLSELEEVEVIDFPSMSEVARKAKRTRSRTSNGLLKAKKQKTSMGSIISQRRQNKEKLRYNEAGIFSVTPKYSHILFTVLGVYHHLKRCCIATQAPS; from the exons ATGAAGG AGGATGATATCAGCCAAGACTCCGATTGTTTCTCCGGTTTATCCAATTATAAACCAGTAAAACGG TGGCGTTATGTACGCTTGGAGAAGACATGTCAGTGTAATGAGCAGGTAGCTTtgttgttaaaagtgcttaaatg TGATAAGTCTGTAATCCCATCTATATATGAATTCCGTAGCCTCTGTTGTTTTCACGCTTACTTGACGTTGGATGAGGCTGAGAACTTAAGTG AATTAGAAGAAGTCGAGGTTATTGATTTTCCTTCAATGTCGGAGGTTGCTAGGAAAGCAAAACGAACCAGGTCTCGAACTTCCAATGGTCTACTAAAAGCAAAGAAACAAAAGACTAGTATGG GCAGCATTATCTCGCAGCGGAGACAAAACAAAGAGAAATTGAGGTATAATGAAG CTGGCATATTTTCTGTGACGCCCAAATACTCACACATTTTATTTACTGTGTTGGGAGTGTACCATCACCTTAAAAGATGTTGCATTGCAACTCAGGCTCCTAGTTAA
- the LOC107940696 gene encoding uncharacterized protein isoform X6, producing the protein MLSILELNICVNFHFFFLHALTEDDISQDSDCFSGLSNYKPVKRWRYVRLEKTCQCNEQVALLLKVLKCDKSVIPSIYEFRSLCCFHAYLTLDEAENLSELEEVEVIDFPSMSEVARKAKRTRSRTSNGLLKAKKQKTSMGSIISQRRQNKEKLRYNEGMPHLNFNYLDVLCISHSTRGVIRFIANVLESLQIFGHFCML; encoded by the exons ATGTTAAGTATCTTGGAACTTAATATCTgtgttaattttcattttttttttctacatGCTTTAACAGAGGATGATATCAGCCAAGACTCCGATTGTTTCTCCGGTTTATCCAATTATAAACCAGTAAAACGG TGGCGTTATGTACGCTTGGAGAAGACATGTCAGTGTAATGAGCAGGTAGCTTtgttgttaaaagtgcttaaatg TGATAAGTCTGTAATCCCATCTATATATGAATTCCGTAGCCTCTGTTGTTTTCACGCTTACTTGACGTTGGATGAGGCTGAGAACTTAAGTG AATTAGAAGAAGTCGAGGTTATTGATTTTCCTTCAATGTCGGAGGTTGCTAGGAAAGCAAAACGAACCAGGTCTCGAACTTCCAATGGTCTACTAAAAGCAAAGAAACAAAAGACTAGTATGG GCAGCATTATCTCGCAGCGGAGACAAAACAAAGAGAAATTGAGGTATAATGAAGGTATGCCTCacctaaattttaattatttggatgTGTTATGTATCTCACATTCTACCAGGGGTGTTATACGTTTCATTGCTAATGTTTTGGAATCCTTGCAAATCTTCGGTCATTTCTGTATGTTATGA